Genomic window (Tenrec ecaudatus isolate mTenEca1 chromosome 16, mTenEca1.hap1, whole genome shotgun sequence):
CTTATTTACATAACTTGTCAGGGAATACAGCGCCCTCCTACCCTCCCAGGACCCCCACCCCAAATTATACTCCCTGCTACTTAAAGGGAGTACCACGCTGGCTTTACTGGCTCCCTCATATCACAACATGCCCTTTCAAATACAGTCTCCTTGACTCTCTGCCCTCACCAAGCCACTGGTGATATGACTGAAGGAGGATACGTTGAAGAGGTTCTGGACAACACCCTGCTGGACGCTGGCTCCCACCCAGAGGAAAAGGTTGAGGCCATTCTCCAGCAAATAAATATCTCCACTGCTTAGACGCTCTTCAGATGCACGAACTGCTGGTGGCTCTGTAGTATTCTCAATAGAAGATTTAGTCTAGACAAAAGGAAAGGACAAAGGATTACGAAAGACCCCAAGTCTGCCTCCACCAggagaaaataaaaaagcaaaaaccgagtcttgttttttttattcCCAGAAAACAAAGTCCCTAGAGACCACTCTTCCCTTCTAGGGTCTTAGTAGTTGTCTCAGTATGAAACTGTATCAGATAATGCATGTCCTTCTCCTATTCCTGAACTTCTAAGGTGCCCCTTTTCTCATGCAATGTCTCACACTACAACTCTCAATCGTACCAACGGGAGGAGCCGAGGGTAGAAAAAGACATTGGTCTCAGCGACGTCCATGGAGGTAACCAGCTGTCGGACGTAGGCCCGGTCATCAGTGGTGACTTCAGCGCCAGGCTGCAGGACATCACTCTTCAACACACAGTTCAGGTAAACTGGGAGTAGCTTCATGCACTCAGGAAGGATCAACTGAGAAATTGATCAAAATAAAGTCAAGGATTGTGAGACCTCCCTCCTACATGCAAAATCTTTCCCTGCAGCCCCTCCTCCATGCTTGCCCCACCTGCCCGGCAGAGGAAGGGCTGGCACAGTTCTTTCGGTAACAGGCCAGGATTTGGGCACACTGGGTAATGAGCGTATCACGAACAGTCTTCACAGGGCTGTTCAGGACCCCCCGGTATGCTGGAGGGGAGAGATCACACAGGTCAACTTCCTGCCATCCCCCTTGTCCCGAAATGTTGATCCGTTAGTCATCCTGGACCTTTGTCCCAACCCACccctctctgcctctccctcACCAAACTTGGCCATGTAGTTGATGAGCGTGTCAGTCTCACAGTTCCGATACAGGTCAGCCAGTTGAGTACAGCAGTTCAAGGCCAGGTTGTGGATACGGAGTCGACGCTGCCCTGCACAGCTGGTGTAAAGCAGGGCACACTAGGAcaagggaggaagaggggagctCTGAAAAACCGCTCCTTTGTGATACCGTTAAATTAGAGGGAGACGGGAGCCCTCTCTTCTCCAGCCCTCTCTACCCACCCCACTCCCTTTCCTGCAGTCCATTTCTAATCAGAAATAAcacttgacacccccccccccacctccctgggcCCTGCCTCCGCTTGCCACCTGAAGGAGGGCTCCGCTCTCCTCATTAAGCCGGTCATCGTGCTTGAACTCAACAGTCACAGTCTTGTCCACATCCAGTCCAGCTAGCTCCACATCTGTTGTGTTGCTCATGTAGAAAGCCCCAAAGAAATCTACAGCACGAATACCTGAGGCCACATAGACAGGGTCAAGGCTCAAAAGTGTGGCAGGTGCCATGTGGTTCCCTCCTATATTTaagccccctcaccaccaccccacctgctCTTCTCCAAACAGGACTGACCAGTGCTTGTTCGGACCCGCATCACAGCATCAAAGCCAACAACCTTCTGCACATCCCGACACAGGTCACTCAGGAACCGTTCCTGATCGTTCTCCACCTGCAGGCCCAGAGTCGCATCGCAACAGACAATCTCTCATCTCTCGGCACCCCCTCCACTCTACAAGTCTGCTTAGTAGTAGTGACAATAACAGTGAAGATGGCTAATGATGCTAATGAGGACAGCTTTTGAAGCACTGGACACGCACCAGGTGTGACACCAAGTGATTTACAAGATCTTATTTGATTCTGATCACCAATCTTAATACGAGATTATGAAAACTTTACAGATAATGAAATAGTTAATTAAATAATTTCTCCCAAGTCGTATCACTAGTAAACGATAAATATCAGTTCAGGACTGATTCTTAAGTTCCATGCTCTTAACTCCTACACTTTCGGGGCTCCCTTCTTTACACGAAGCAGTCTACCTCAGACTATTCCTACCTGACAGATACAGTCACCCCACATGGCTGCAAGCATTTCCAGCTCTGCTGCCACCTGCCACCCAAAGTCCCATGCCATACCTGAAAGCAAGCGTATTTGTAGACAGAGCCTCCAGTGAGCTGAGGTACCACAGAGAGCGTGGCCACATCCACGTACTGGTTGGGGAAGAGGAAGAGGTCTACACAGCAGCCTTGAGCCACACACTCTTTGGCCAGTGTCTGATAGGCACTTGTCTGAGGCTGGAACAGCGTCTAGGAGGAGTAAAAAGAAAAGACCCGAATAGCTCTACTCTACGTGAGAACTGTATACAGTTTTCCCTGGGTATCTGAGTGGGGGGTGTCCCGGGACCCCTCAGCAAATACCCAAATCTGCAGGCGCTCAAGTCCCTTATGTGAAACGGGGTTGTGTTTGCATGAAACCTACTCACATTCTTCTGTATACTTTAAATCACCTCTAGGTTACTTTTATTAACGAATACTGCAATGCTATATAAACAGCACTTCACACTTTCTCTTAGTTCCTTTGATTACTTACTGCTTACCACCTCCTCCCCAACTGTCTTCAATTTGCAGTCGGATGATTCCATCCATGTGAAACCCATGGATACAAGGAGAGCCAACTATAAAAACTACGTGGCATTTAGATACTTGTAGGAATTCAGCACTGCCTCCAAGGAGTTTAAATGGCTTACCAAGAGCTTTGGGAAGGACATGGGTTAAACAGGTGTGAGGTGTGAAATGGCAGGGTATCTGGACCCCATTTCCCTCAATAAAGGCAAGGGTATGACCTTGTGAAGAGTTGTCGCCTTCCTCTGTAGCGGACTTGTGCTCTTTTCAATCCCATACCTTCTCCTTGTCGGTGTTGATTAACTTCCTGTCATCCCTGTTCTTCAGTTTTCCCGGTGCCTCTGCAATGGGCAGAGATGTATGGAACAGAAAGAGCTTCCCTGCACATTCCGCAGCCTAGAAAGAAGAGTACTTGTTCATTCTTCCCTTAACTCAGCCCACCGCCATCGTGGAGAAGTGCCCCTCGGGTTTGCCGACGCCGTAATCTATGGAAGGCAACTGCCACATCCTCCTCCGACAGCTGCTGGGTGCGTTCACAGCAGCCGTCCTCCAGGTAGCGGCCGTGTGCTTAACCACGGTGACACCACGGCTCCTATGCTGTATGCATTTGCACTTCATCCATCCTTCCCTCCTCATGTATTTGGAGCCCACTCTGTCAGAAAGGCTGGTTCAATGGACAGTCAGCACTGCAGAAACTGGGACTGTACCCCAAGGGGTCACATGGTCTGAGAAAAGTGAGGCGGGGTGACTGCCGGGTACTCCAGCCTTACCTTCAGAGCCTCCATCCCAGCCTGGATCACTGGGGCAAATACTGTCTCCGTCTCCCTTGTGTCTGCAAACATTTCTGGAATCTGGTCCAATAAACTGAAGAGATAAGTGTTGAGAGGCGATCAAAATTGCTGTCTACAGTTCACATTCCTCCCATTTAAACTTTCTCAAGAGTCACTTGGCCCCCAGACTCTGCaacccctgagcctcagtttttGCCCATCTGCTGGTCCTGTTCAATTCCCTAGCCTTCTAAGGTTGCACCCACTCCACCTCCTCTTTGCTAAAACTCCCAATTCATCTGTTACCTGGTAATGACTGTCCGGGATTCATTGACATTGACCAGGAAGCCATCTAGCAGTGGCACGAACATGTCAGCCACATCAGATACAACCATCATCTGTGGCTGAGCCAATGAGCTCTTCACATTGTAGAAGTGGAGCACCTTATTGTAGgtgacaaagcccacacggatcgCAGACTCTTCTGCGCTGCcttctctgtaaagatgacattgTTACCCAGCTTTGCCATCTTTCCCAGCACCCCCCAACTTCAGGACATCAGACCCCATTTTCTTGGTCAACCCAGCCAGCCCATCATTATCCAAAGGAATCACCTCAGCTCCCAAATCTCACCTAGGTAAAAAGTCTAACAGTGACTTGAGCTCCTCACAGAGGAGCCGCACAAGACCACTCCTGATGGCATTGTAGGAGACATCAATCATGAAGATGAAGGCAGGAGGGCTGGGGAATTTGttattctgcaaggaaggaaatgTTGGAAGAAGCGGGTATTGGTAGAGCTCTCAACAAACTAGAAAGAAATCAGCCTCCAAGGGATGAagggaaggaaatgaaaacagcaCGTTTCAGCTGTCTCATTGACCTCCACCCACTCCTCCTCCCCACGCTATGTCCCCCTCACCTTGCAGTAATCTACAGTGGCCAGGAATTCATATGAACCCAGAGAGAGCTCAGGACGGTCATAAGCATCCACACGTTTGCCGGTATGATCCAGATGTTGAAAATACTGGGGAGGGACTGTGGGAAGTATGGCAGTGTGTTACTCAAATGCCAATTTAGTTCAGTCAGAACTTGGCTGTGCTGACTCCATTGCCTTCACTTTCCACGTGTGCCCTACATCCCCAATTCTTGAAAAGCAAACCCTCATTTATCTAACTAAAAAGAGAACAATGAAGATCTAaacaagcccccacccccacccctgccaccccaATCTCCCTAACCCCAGCTTCCTTGAACATACCATCATTGACACAACTGCAAAAGCAGCACTGGAAGCGCCTCCCTCCCTCAATGAACTGCATGAAGGGGCACATGTATGCTTTGCAGCGATTGCATCGCAAAGGGCCAGATTCTCCATGATCCACAACATATGGTGAAGCCTAAGAAGCAAAGGGGGAGGGGCTCAGACATGGAGGGAAAGCCACAGTGAGTGCAAGCGTGTGGCAACAGCTGGGAAGGAACGCCTGGAGGGAGAAGGGGCATGACTCAGATACTCTgcctggggtaggaagggggcgGGGCGTGCAGGCTCCAGTGAGGGCAAGTAATGAGGGGACTGGTCAGGAAAGTATCCCTGAGACCAAATTCTAAAACTCCCTCTCCCTAGtccccatcctcagaattgtactACT
Coding sequences:
- the SEC24C gene encoding protein transport protein Sec24C, which gives rise to MNVNQSAPSALPYGQPQPAYPGYQSSYGGQPGSTVPPTPYEASYNGPLPGYQQAPPPGVSRAPPPSGAPAPSTAQASGGQATYGQFGQGDVQNGPSSTVQMQRHPGSQPFGSAPMAPALNQPAVLQPYGPPPTSSQVSAQLAGMQISGATASAPSHTGLGYGSPTSGSFPNSGLYGSYPQGQVPPLSLAQGHPGAQPPQRSAPPQASSFTPPASGGPRMPSMTGPLLPGQGFGGPSMSQPNHVSSPPPQALPPGTQMTGPPGPPPSMHSSQPGYQLQQNGSFGSVRGPQPNYGSPYPGAPTFGSQPGPPQSLPPKRLDPDAIPSPIQVIEDDRNNRGSEPFVTGARGQVPPLVTTNFQVKDQGNASPRYIRCTSYNIPCTSDMAKQAQVPLAAIIKPLARLPPEEASPYVVDHGESGPLRCNRCKAYMCPFMQFIEGGRRFQCCFCSCVNDVPPQYFQHLDHTGKRVDAYDRPELSLGSYEFLATVDYCKNNKFPSPPAFIFMIDVSYNAIRSGLVRLLCEELKSLLDFLPREGSAEESAIRVGFVTYNKVLHFYNVKSSLAQPQMMVVSDVADMFVPLLDGFLVNVNESRTVITSLLDQIPEMFADTRETETVFAPVIQAGMEALKAAECAGKLFLFHTSLPIAEAPGKLKNRDDRKLINTDKEKTLFQPQTSAYQTLAKECVAQGCCVDLFLFPNQYVDVATLSVVPQLTGGSVYKYACFQVENDQERFLSDLCRDVQKVVGFDAVMRVRTSTGIRAVDFFGAFYMSNTTDVELAGLDVDKTVTVEFKHDDRLNEESGALLQCALLYTSCAGQRRLRIHNLALNCCTQLADLYRNCETDTLINYMAKFAYRGVLNSPVKTVRDTLITQCAQILACYRKNCASPSSAGQLILPECMKLLPVYLNCVLKSDVLQPGAEVTTDDRAYVRQLVTSMDVAETNVFFYPRLLPLTKSSIENTTEPPAVRASEERLSSGDIYLLENGLNLFLWVGASVQQGVVQNLFNVSSFSHITSGLSVLPVLDNPLSKKVRGLIDNLRVQRSRYMKLIVVKQEDKLEMLFKHFLVEDKSLNGGASYVDFLCHMHKEIRQLLS